Proteins encoded by one window of Branchiostoma floridae strain S238N-H82 chromosome 6, Bfl_VNyyK, whole genome shotgun sequence:
- the LOC118417433 gene encoding uncharacterized protein LOC118417433, with the protein MFGFYYSKLSALFYSDVSRNKVPQEESEAGPSSENVDNSMQSESQVHLTQLVEEAGVEVSQEEEEVEEDVITERDLTDLLIPSSQQSELAQVTHDISHLLIPEEQAKQLEDMEDWKPDYVPPSSEKSSEGSYFEQAMGRDCPLQGTSPPDFYLKRDLSPSHR; encoded by the exons ATGTTTGGATTTTACTATAGTAAACTTTCTGCACTGTTTTACAGTGACGTGTCAAGAAACAAAGTCCCACAGGAGGAGTCAGAAG caGGCCCATCATCAGAAAATGTAGACAACTCCATGCAGTCTGAAAGCCAAGTGCATTTGACCCAGCTGGTAGAAGAAGCGGGTGTAGAAGTCTCACAGGAAGAG GAAGAGGTTGAAGAAGATGTTATCACAGAGAGGGACCTGACTGATCTGCTCATCCCATCCTCTCAGCAGTCTGAGTTAGCCCAGGTTACACATGACATCTCTCACCTCCTCATTCCTGAGGAACAGGCAAAGCAGCTGGAGGACATGGAAG ACTGGAAGCCGGACTACGTCCCACCAAGCAGTGAGAAGTCATCAGAGGGTTCGTACTTTGAGCAGGCGATGGGTCGCGACTGTCCGCTCCAAGGCACCTCCCCACCTGACTTCTACTTGAAGAGGGACCTCAGCCCTAGTCACAG GTAA
- the LOC118417810 gene encoding secretagogin-like produces MAEGQKGKSFLDKYPVFFKMSSHQFAEIWQHFDADGSGHIEGNELDNLFKELLQKLGSTDISPEEVNFTREAFLSTYDVTGDGKIDVYELATIIMPPDENFLFAFHRKHPLDSSVEFMRLWRKYDVDCSGYISTEELKNFLKDLMEQSQKQASDEEVEGYTITMLEIFDKNKDGNLELQEMARLLALRENFLLQLKDSAKSPEERKRDFEKVFAYYDESKTGSLEGVEVDAFVKDLMDLIKPNLTMQQIEDYKEAILKHVDKNKDNKLQKKELAMCLGVRL; encoded by the exons ATGGCTGAGGGACAGAAGGGGAAATCATTCCTGGACAAATATCCGGTCTTCTTCAAAATGTCCAGTCACCAGTTTGCCGAGATCTGGCAGCACTTCGACGCTGATG GGAGCGGCCATATCGAGGGGAACGAGCTGGATAACCTGTTCAAGGAGCTGCTGCAGAAGCTGGGCAGTACCGAC ATAAGCCCGGAGGAGGTCAACTTTACCAGGGAGGCGTTCCTTTCAACCTATGACGTCACCGGGGACGGGAAGATTGACGTGTACGAG CTGGCCACCATCATCATGCCGCCAGACGAGAACTTCCTGTTCGCCTTCCACCGTAAACATCCTCTGGACTCCAGTGTAGAGTTTATGCGG CTGTGGCGGAAGTATGACGTGGACTGCAGCGGCTACATCAGCACTGAGGAACTCAAG AACTTCCTGAAGGACCTGATGGAGCAGTCGCAGAAGCAGGCCAGTGATGAGGAAGTGGAGGGCTACACCATCACTATG CTGGAGATATTTGACAAGAACAAAGACGGTAACCTGGAGCTGCAGGAGATGGCACG ACTGCTTGCTCTGAGGGAAAACTTTTTGCTGCAGCTGAAGGACTCG GCAAAGTCACCAGAAGAGCGGAAAAGGGACTTTGAGAAGGTTTTTGCATACTACGATGAG AGCAAAACTGGATCGCTAGAGGGGGTTGAAGTGGATGCCTTTGTCAAAGATTTGATGGATCTCATTAAG CCCAACCTGACCATGCAGCAGATAGAAGACTACAAGGAGGCAATACTGAAACACGTGGACAAGAACAAAGACAACAAGCTCCAGAAGAAGGAGCTGGCCATGTGCCTTGGTGTCCGGCTTTAG